Proteins encoded together in one Psychrobacter sp. 28M-43 window:
- the leuS gene encoding leucine--tRNA ligase gives MSNAVTADQAENSYYNPQAIEAAQQTKWATDKRFEVSNEPSDKPSRYMLSMFPYPSGKLHMGHVRNYTISDVLSRYYRLKGYEVMQPMGWDGFGLPAENAAIANQTPPAAWTFANIDSMRAQLKLLGLSIDWSREFATCSPEYYQWEQWLFLQLYKKGLVYKKLSTVNWDPVDNTVLANEQVIDGKGWRSGAAVEKRDIPMYYFNITDYADELLDDLDQLEGHWPSEVLTMQRNWIGRSAGMEVHFPYELAGEKNTLDVFTTRPDTLMGVTYVAVAAEHPLAQYASEQDDAIAQFCALCKKGSVAEADLAKAEKIGMDTGLTVTHPLTGEEVPVWVANYVLMSYGSGAVMAVPAHDERDYEFANKYDLPIKQVINTPDGYFDELKADAKANDSEVNLAYTERNTLVNSGEFDGLDFEQAFEAMLAKLEPKELAKKKIQYRLRDWGVSRQRYWGCPIPMINCEHCGTVPVEEQDLPVVLPTDVVPDGRGNPLKNIPEFVNTTCPKCGNPAERETDTFDTFVESSWYYARFASPNDAQNMVNKSAANKWLPVDQYVGGVEHAVMHLLYARFFHKLMRDENLVTGDEPFANLMTQGMVLAGTFYRVNADGSTTYYFAEDIDIDFNERGQPIKAILKSDGQPVTIGKIEKMSKSKNNGVDPQLTIDKYGADTVRLYTLFTAPADQTLEWSDDALKGPYNFVKKVWRIATDHTQALTAANISIDTLNSATLNTDGLSKEAKNLRRKTHETIAKIDSDLGDRLALNTPVSSLMELANELTGFNASNEQELHVKHEALTNLLIMLSVYAPHVGEHLLEQLGLDTLTLDYPTVDESALVQDMITMVVQVNGKMRGKMDVAPNSDPEQLKEQARTMESVAKFITGEIKKEIVVPNKLVNIVVVG, from the coding sequence ATGAGCAACGCCGTGACAGCAGACCAAGCAGAAAACAGCTATTATAACCCACAAGCGATAGAAGCCGCGCAGCAAACCAAATGGGCCACTGACAAGCGCTTTGAAGTAAGCAATGAGCCAAGCGACAAGCCAAGTCGTTACATGCTGTCGATGTTCCCTTATCCAAGTGGTAAGCTGCATATGGGCCACGTACGTAACTATACGATTTCTGACGTATTGAGTCGTTATTATCGCCTCAAAGGTTATGAAGTCATGCAGCCAATGGGCTGGGATGGTTTTGGCTTGCCAGCTGAAAACGCGGCAATTGCTAACCAGACTCCACCTGCTGCATGGACATTTGCCAATATTGACAGCATGCGTGCGCAGCTTAAATTGCTAGGCCTGTCTATTGACTGGTCGCGTGAGTTTGCCACTTGTAGCCCTGAATATTATCAGTGGGAGCAATGGTTGTTTTTGCAATTATACAAAAAAGGTCTAGTCTACAAAAAGCTGTCGACGGTCAACTGGGATCCTGTTGATAACACTGTTTTAGCAAACGAGCAAGTCATCGATGGCAAAGGCTGGCGTAGTGGTGCTGCGGTCGAAAAACGCGACATACCTATGTACTACTTCAACATCACTGACTATGCTGATGAGCTATTGGATGATTTGGATCAGCTAGAAGGTCATTGGCCATCTGAAGTACTAACCATGCAGCGTAACTGGATTGGTCGTAGTGCTGGTATGGAAGTGCACTTCCCTTATGAGCTTGCTGGTGAAAAAAACACCTTAGACGTGTTCACTACTCGTCCTGATACCTTGATGGGTGTGACTTATGTCGCTGTTGCCGCAGAGCATCCACTTGCACAATATGCCTCTGAGCAAGATGACGCAATCGCTCAATTCTGTGCGCTTTGTAAAAAAGGCTCAGTCGCTGAAGCTGATCTGGCCAAAGCTGAAAAAATCGGTATGGATACAGGCCTCACTGTGACGCATCCTTTGACTGGTGAAGAAGTGCCAGTGTGGGTTGCCAACTATGTGCTGATGAGCTATGGCTCAGGCGCAGTCATGGCAGTACCTGCTCATGATGAGCGTGATTATGAGTTTGCCAATAAATACGACCTACCAATCAAACAAGTCATCAATACCCCTGATGGTTATTTTGATGAGCTAAAAGCAGATGCCAAAGCGAACGATAGTGAAGTCAATCTTGCTTATACCGAGCGCAATACCTTAGTTAATTCAGGTGAGTTTGACGGTCTAGATTTTGAGCAAGCGTTTGAAGCAATGCTAGCTAAGCTTGAGCCGAAAGAGCTGGCCAAGAAAAAGATCCAGTATCGCCTACGTGATTGGGGGGTGTCTCGCCAGCGTTATTGGGGTTGCCCTATCCCAATGATCAACTGTGAGCATTGTGGTACGGTGCCTGTTGAAGAGCAAGACCTACCAGTTGTGTTGCCAACCGACGTCGTACCTGATGGTCGCGGTAACCCACTTAAAAATATACCAGAGTTTGTCAATACCACTTGTCCTAAATGTGGCAACCCTGCTGAGCGTGAGACCGATACCTTTGATACCTTTGTAGAGTCTAGCTGGTACTATGCACGCTTTGCTAGCCCAAATGATGCGCAAAACATGGTCAATAAATCTGCTGCCAATAAATGGTTGCCAGTCGATCAATACGTCGGCGGTGTCGAGCATGCGGTGATGCATCTGTTGTATGCACGCTTCTTCCATAAGCTGATGCGTGACGAAAACTTAGTCACAGGTGATGAGCCATTTGCCAACCTAATGACCCAAGGCATGGTGCTCGCTGGTACGTTCTACCGCGTCAATGCGGATGGCAGTACGACTTACTACTTTGCAGAAGATATCGATATTGACTTCAACGAACGTGGTCAACCCATTAAAGCTATCTTGAAGTCAGACGGCCAGCCAGTGACGATTGGCAAAATCGAAAAAATGTCTAAGTCAAAAAACAATGGCGTAGATCCACAGCTAACCATTGATAAATATGGTGCTGATACGGTTCGTCTATATACGCTATTTACTGCGCCTGCGGATCAAACGCTTGAATGGTCAGATGACGCGCTAAAAGGCCCTTATAACTTTGTGAAAAAAGTATGGCGCATTGCAACCGACCATACGCAAGCGCTAACAGCCGCCAATATCAGCATTGATACGCTGAACAGTGCTACCTTGAACACAGACGGGTTGAGCAAAGAAGCCAAAAACTTACGCCGTAAAACGCACGAAACAATTGCTAAGATTGACAGTGATTTGGGTGATCGTCTGGCATTGAACACGCCAGTATCAAGCCTGATGGAACTTGCTAATGAGCTGACTGGTTTTAACGCGAGTAATGAGCAAGAGCTGCACGTCAAACACGAAGCGTTGACCAATCTGCTGATTATGCTGTCTGTCTATGCGCCGCACGTTGGTGAACATCTGCTTGAGCAGTTAGGTCTTGATACCTTAACGTTGGACTACCCAACCGTTGATGAAAGTGCGCTGGTACAAGACATGATCACGATGGTGGTACAGGTCAATGGTAAGATGCGTGGTAAGATGGATGTCGCACCAAACAGCGATCCTGAGCAGCTAAAAGAGCAAGCTCGCACTATGGAAAGCGTGGCAAAATTCATCACGGGCGAGATCAAAAAAGAAATCGTCGTTCCTAATAAATTGGTTAACATCGTGGTTGTAGGCTGA
- a CDS encoding Spx/MgsR family RNA polymerase-binding regulatory protein, with amino-acid sequence MTITIYGIKSCSTMKKAFTKLNDLDVSYDFHDYKKQGIDKETVQRWVNELGIDKVLNKRGTTWRKLDDSQKHAADASVDNAIDLLVENSSMIKRPIVEGQLADKDQAVLLCGFDEAEFDKVFS; translated from the coding sequence ATGACCATCACCATTTACGGTATCAAATCTTGTAGCACGATGAAAAAAGCGTTTACTAAGCTAAACGATCTAGATGTCAGCTACGATTTTCACGATTATAAAAAACAAGGTATTGATAAAGAAACAGTACAGCGCTGGGTAAATGAGCTAGGTATCGACAAAGTACTCAATAAGCGTGGTACGACATGGCGCAAGCTAGACGACAGTCAAAAGCACGCAGCTGATGCTAGTGTAGACAACGCCATAGATTTACTCGTGGAAAATAGCAGCATGATTAAACGCCCGATTGTAGAAGGTCAGTTAGCAGATAAAGATCAAGCAGTATTACTATGCGGCTTCGATGAAGCGGAGTTTGATAAAGTTTTTTCGTAA